The genomic window CAGGCTGCCCTCCACACTGTCTATGTACCGTAAACAACCTTCCAGTAAAAAGGAAGCAGGCTCATCAATTTTCTTTTGATTTATGTTTTTCCGTTTGTCGACAGCTCCCATATTGATCGCAGCATACTGCTGTTGACAACCAACAACATCCTGCCTTGTCAGATAGCACTCTAATCACATCATACAGAACAGAGTAAATTCTGTCTCTGATAAGTTCACCCTTCTTCGTTTTCTGCAAGGCAATATCTTTCATTCAACACTATTCATCGATTGAACCAGCAAATCACGGAGATTTCCCTAAACATCCTTCATCATAGAGTCAGCCAATGCACGTTCCACATTCACTCggcatgtacaaattgaataaaacTCCGGTGACGATTGGTTGCATGGGTCAAGATGTCCAAGTAAGTTACACTGTGTATATTTGATGGGATACAAGCCTTCATCCACTTCTTTCGTGTTCCCTCTAAATTCTTTCAAACTGGGCTCTGAACTCTCGTTTATTAAATTGACCCTGAACATTGAACAACGTGACATGATTATAGCCATACCACTCCAGTTTTATATTCTCATCTTTGTATCTAAATTGTATTCTAGTCTGGTTGCCTACTAAAGTCAGAATGGAACTGAATTCAGGCACAGCTAACCTAATTATACAACGTCACGGTAATGCTGCAACTCAAACATCACAAACATTCAACAGACCCCTCCAAAAATGCAACACAGATGACACTGCCACTGACAACGTCAAGATGGACCAGCACAAGCCATCACAGAGTCCGAAGAAAGAAGTGTAAAAAAAGCATATTGATTAGTTACATGTGCAAGCAATTTAACTTAAATCTTTCCCACGTTTCTGCTGATTATCAAAGGTGTGATTagaatttattaaaaattttgtctCAGTTACTCAAAATATTCAATAAGCTCTGAAATTTCAACCAATAAATTTGCATAGAGCCATTAATTTTATGTTATATTTCCTAACTACAGACTAGAATATCCAAGGTAACCAACATCATGGCAAGATCGCCATTTCCTTATGTGAGAGTGTTGCTGAGCTTTCGACATACCCCTGTGGATGTCAGAATGATACATACTGATTGTACTGACTGACACTCAGAATTCTCCCCATTGGCTCATATGTACTTAACCAAAGAGGTGTTGCACAACGAATAACTAATAGGACTAGGATAGCCCTAGTAAAAATGAGGCATGTGTATTGTACCTCACTAAAGATAACAAATAGGGTGACCATATAACCATGAAATTAAACAGTAGGCCACGTTATTCCCTATTTATTACAAATTTGCCTCTAACATACTCGAACACAAATAACAGATTATTACAGGATCTGTTTGATcacaagaatagaataagaaaattaACTACTGGTGACATACATCAGCATTAACCTAAACTTGACCTCACTGGCATAAACTGAACAATTTAGGTGAACAGGGAAAGGCAATAATCTACATGTCATGCAAAAAATTGCAGGATTATGACTCGCAGTCGAGACACCAGCTCTGACAATGGCTGCAATGTTGGCGCTACCTGCCTTGAGTGGTGAGTTTGTCTCACCCATCATGCTTTCCTCTGAAAGGCGGGCTGTAACTCCCCGTGAGGTTTCGATCTAAACACAACTGGTCACTGATCTGGGCCACTGCATGCCCTCTGCCTCATCACATACAcaacaaaactacaaagaaagtTACATGCAAAAGTGCTACTACCAAAGAGCAggaattaatataaaaattgaTAGCTTACTTCTGGCAATGACTGATGTTTTTAAATACGAGATTTAACTATTTCGTTAATTGCCATAATGGAACGATGGAGTTATAACACCAGATCCACTAACTGCCACTGCCTACCCCAACATGGTatggaggtctgaagatggtcaaaaactAACTGAAACTAGTTAGcacaaaataaatctttttttacGGCTGAGACTGttagtatttatttttaaatactttttaccaGACCAATATTCTcctcgagaaatgttctcaaaacttACTACATCTGGTGTATCTACCACACAGTCCACTGCTATTAGTAAGGAAAATCTGCACACCATCAACAGTATTCAACAAGTTGTGAAATAACTTACATTAACTTAACTTAAATCCAGGTAAAATCCATTACGTGACACATCCAAGACGACGACTGTGTTGGTCAAATTAGCATCATCCCGCACCTTCACAACAcatctttaactgttcatttagtGAATTCAGTCCCTAAACTCGTTGTtagttccaaaatgacaaataacCTCCAATAACTGATGGTTTTTAACAATGCAACAAACAGTTGGAGGTGATTTGATATTTTCATTGCCTATAATCACACTCATCATAGATGAAGTAGTTGTCTAAACCTGTATCATGATGTCTTGCTGTGAAGGCCCCTTAGTTCTGCTGTCAGTCAATCGACTACATTTAAATCTCAGCtgttctcctctgcagaaagtaaagTTAACCAACAAACATTCTTACATCGACTCCGTGGATGGTGCTTCACACAGCCCTCAGGTGCCTTAAGTTTCCCCACTTGAGCCCACTCACCGTCGTTGGCAGCTGGCATCTGCAGACGTGAAAACAATTTTTCTCAGCGACGTGGAGTACCACTGTTGCCTAAGTTATGTCTGACGTAAGACGGACGCAGAAAGTATATTAACTCCACTCATATGTAGTATATAGTAACATACTCCTTTCTCTAATCACTATAAGACAAACTGAgtatcattaattattttaattaagtatttcttCTCCAAAAATTGACCTTAGGTGTTGCTGGACTGTTTGAATAAAACGTATCTGCTATAGTGTGTTGGAAAAAACAGACTCAAATAAATAATGTGGAGTGAAGAGGATGCTTATTAAAGCAAATTTATTTTTCATACTGCTGGAATTATATCTAGGGTCAACATTGAGAATAAGGACTGCCTCGTATCAAACTGTAAGAACACTAAAGTTTGAAGTAATCCATTTACAAATGTCAAAaagcaattatgtaattatttatacTTAATAGAAATATTTACGCACTTCCCCATTTCCAAGTTTCACAAGTGGTAAAAAAACCCAAGTGACTAGTTACGCCTTCCTCTTTATGTACCTCACCTAAAATACAAAGTCAGGAACGTCGAATACCCATGTTGTAAGGTAAGTATGATGTAAAACATGTAGGGTCTCGTCTTGTTATACTAATTCACCTTTTGCAAATGGATGTAATAACTAAATGTCTGTATGCTATTTAATTGCTAATTTTCCCACTTGATGTATGACAGACCTTTTTGAAGTGCCATACTTACAATTTTTGGGCTTATATGGCTTCGCTATGATAGCGCCGACTAGCTGTATTTGATGTAAAAAGTAAAGTACCATAAAATACCTGCAGTCTTACGATGTACCTACGATGGATAATGAGCAAATTGAAGGTTTAAAATCTTTACAGAGCAACTTGTTGCAGTGCACATTCATATCATCAGACATTTTAATCAGAGCTGCAGAGTTCAACATCCACATTACTGCACACAAGTTTACTGACAAACTGTTGTACATCCTTATACAGCCATTAATGATTGTGTCCTTCTCTATTATTCCTAGAAATGCAATGTGCACAGTCTCAAACCGGTTGCCTGAAGAAAAAGGCAGTTCGGTTGTCCCAAATGTACTGTACTGACAATATATACAAACAATTATGTAAGAGTGTAAAACACTTACGAAGGAAAGTTGCATATTCAGGTTGCCTTTCtacattgttttgaaaaaaaaatattaatctaTTTTAGACCTTTCTTCATGAGAAATCGCTACTCTCATTACCTAAAGTACATTAGAGGTGAGTTTCAGTTAGATTAGGACTACGTTTTTACTTTTTCTGTACAAGAAGTTTGTCAGAGTCCTGGCTTTTATTAAATGTGAAATACAGGACGTAAAATCAGCGTATAAGTTATGTTTTGAAATACAATCGGTATAACTGTAATAACACAGCAACAGTTTTGAGAATtcatgtaaatttatgtgaatataTGTGCTGTTTTTAATTCCGCTACTTATGCAACTTTCAACTATATGCATTATATTGCTCATTCAGTCATATACTGTAATTGCAGCTTATCAAGTTTTTGTGGTATATCTATAGAAATTGTTTGTTCCTTGAATAACTTTGCTCTGTCAACtccttacagtttttttttcaaacatcTCAACAATATTACTTGTCTTTGCCATTGTGACATTTGGAAAGAATATATGAGTACATAGAAAAATTTACGCAGTTTTTTTTGTAACTTAGAAGCTAATACACTTTATAGTATATGAAGTCACATTTATTTCATGGTATAGTCCCTAAAGAATCCCATGCAGATATGctctaatacagtttcatagttgcTGGAAACATTAATTGGAGGCATTTTCCTCTTTTTCATACCTATGAACGTGAAATAAAATATCCTATATGTGATCAAGATATCAGAACTGTAATCAGTCCATAAAGAGATTCTGAATACCAAATTAAATATGTTCTTTGACTACATATTTGCTATTACAGGACTATACGCAAGTGAAAGACAGAATGGTCACAGATAGCTCCAGTCTTCATGAATATAGCTAGTTACAAAGTCTTTTTTTGAAATATTCcagattttactgtttattgaaatttaaataattagtaaattctgataaaaatatatTTGGAATTTAGAGTCTAATTTTATAGTAAGTTATAAGACAAATATCGTTGAGAATTCAAAACTTAACTCTGTGATAGTTGCGTGTAACTCCAGCAGTAAGTCTAATGAGAGAATTTATATGTGTCACAAATGATGAACAGCACAGTACAGAAGTTTGTATGGTTAGCCATTTGCTGTCAGACTGTAGCAACTGAAATGTATGGGACACATTTCTACGCACCTAAAGTAAACAAGGTACGTATCTGAAGTTTTTGAAGGTGGAATGTCTATTGGTTGGCTACTCATTTCACAATCCTTTTATGTTACTTCACCTAATACAGCTGCCTGTCACCTTCATCAATTtcatattcaattatgtgtacgtCATCAGGCTTTCTGGACAGAACTGAGAGGCAGATTATCAAACGATCCGGTACTGTGTGCTGTTCCTTTCAGTGCCAGGAGTGTTGAACTATTTCAGCATTATTTGACGCACATTAACTAGAATCAGAGTCCTTAGTATTAGTGTACGTTGTTTTGGTAGCTTATAAGCAATGTTGGATACACATTTTCCGTGTTTCTTTGACGATGTTCAAATTAAACTGTCGAGCACCATTTAAGGAAGTAATTGGAGCTCTGTGTCCTAGCAATGGTGCTACAAACAGTTAGTCACTATTCTCACTTAGTTTGTGTGCTGCAAAGAACGTTTGTTGGGATGGGCGAAGAGACTTTTTGTGCAAAACTTTGGTTTTTTATTGTCTTATGCAACATTTTTGGTACTGCTCCACTTACCTTCAGAAAGAGAAACGGAAAGCTCTGTGTGTCCACAACTGGAAAATTGTATAATATTGTATTGGCTTTATTGCTACTGATTACAATACTTCATGAAATAAGTGTCTGGACACAAGAAGTTTACAAAATGAAAGGTCTACTCAAGTTTGTACATGTCTGCAATCTACTTCTTGTAGTTTTTACAGCTTTTATCGCAGTGATAAGAAGCTCAGTTTTGGGACAAAGACACGTCGACGTGATGGTCAGCAAACTTTTATCGGTTGATGCAGTTCTGTATAAAAATGTTGAAAACGAATACACTGCTGTTGCCACTGTTGTGCGTCGACTGCTTGTTGGAACGGTCGTTTATTTAACATTATTGTGCGTCCTTGCTTCGTACAACCATGGGCACTTGTCTTATTTCATAACAACAATGCATTTGTGCTACGTCGCAAGAAGTACGGTCATCCTGCAGTTTTTTTCCTTTAACATTATCCTGCACAGAAGATTTAAACAGCTGAATAAGTATATGCTCCAGACGCTAAACATTTCTACGGAGAGTGACCTTGATTGCATGATATCATCCTTGCTGACAACTTATTCGAAAAATAATGTGTTCCGTATTCATGGTGAGATAACTGCCTCAGATACACAAGAATTATTGCGCAGGAGGAGAACAGATATACATCTGAAACGGAATGCGGCCACACATGTAGAGATGATGTTGAAATGTGACAGCTGCGTTCAGTTCGACGAGCTACAGAAGGTTCATCATATTCTTTACGATTTGGTTAGAGATATCAATGCAGCATACGGATTACAAAACTTCGCAGAAGTAACGACGTCTCTTTTTAAtgttattctaaatatttacttagCAGCAGTTAATTTCCTTCATATAGGAGCCCCCTGGTTTGGTCAATCTAAAACAGAAGGTGTGCGCCAAGTTTTGCCATATGTGTTGATGTCAGTGTGGCGCTTGGTAATCATAGTGTACAGCTGTGATGTGGTCATCCAGGAGGCCAACCGCACAGAACAGCTGATCAacaagctgctgctgctgacaACACTTGGCAACTGTGGCCATTGGAAAGGACTGCAGAGCTTCGCCCGCCAGATAGCTCGCAGTCGACTCCATTACGACGCTTTAGGACTCTTCTCCCTTGACCGAGTACTGCTGGCGAACTGTGTGGCCACTTTGACGACGTACCTCGTGATTCTCGTCCAATTTGGCTTGTCTGGAGacaacaaaacat from Schistocerca nitens isolate TAMUIC-IGC-003100 chromosome 5, iqSchNite1.1, whole genome shotgun sequence includes these protein-coding regions:
- the LOC126260344 gene encoding putative gustatory receptor 28b: MMLKCDSCVQFDELQKVHHILYDLVRDINAAYGLQNFAEVTTSLFNVILNIYLAAVNFLHIGAPWFGQSKTEGVRQVLPYVLMSVWRLVIIVYSCDVVIQEANRTEQLINKLLLLTTLGNCGHWKGLQSFARQIARSRLHYDALGLFSLDRVLLANCVATLTTYLVILVQFGLSGDNKT